From the Lathyrus oleraceus cultivar Zhongwan6 chromosome 4, CAAS_Psat_ZW6_1.0, whole genome shotgun sequence genome, one window contains:
- the LOC127074563 gene encoding uncharacterized protein LOC127074563 isoform X1: MLTFMIWNESWELHLRVNMFLLRKQTQNQPENGSSNHDAKVAELRAAIGPLSGRQLMYCTDACLRRYLEARNWNVDKAKKMLEESLKWRSTYKPEEIRWAEVAHEGETGKVSRANFHDRLGRTVLIMRPGMQNTTSAENNIKHLVYLLENAVLNLSDGQEQMSWLIDFTGFSFGTNVAVKTARDIIHILQNHYPERLAIAFLYNPPRIFQAFWKAVKYFLDPKTAQKVKFVYLNNKDSVELMKSLFDMENLPSEFGGKATLKYDHEEFSLLMTEDDVKTSKFWGLNDEKPFTTKNGHGGAEVAPEPVGSIVS; the protein is encoded by the exons ATGTTGACCTTCATGATTTGGAATGAAA GTTGGGAGTTACATTTAAGAGTCAATATGTTTCTTCTTAGAAAGCAAACCCAGAATCAGCCAGAGAATGGTTCCTCAAATCATGATGCTAAG GTGGCTGAACTAAGAGCTGCTATTGGGCCCTTATCCGGGCGTCAATTGATGTATTGCACGGATGCATGTTTAAGGAGATATTTAGAAGCGCGGAACTGGAATGTTGATAAAGCTAAGAAAATGCTGGAGGAATCACTCAAGTGGAGATCTACTTATAAGCCTGAGGAAATCCGATGG GCTGAAGTAGCACATGAGGGCGAGACGGGAAAAGTATCCCGAGCTAACTTTCATGATAGACTTGGGAGGACAGTGCTTATTATGAGACCAGGGATGCAG AACACAACATCAGCAGAAAATAATATCAAGCATTTAGTCTATCTGTTGGAAAATGCTGTACTTAATCTTTCCGATGGTCAAGAACAAATGTCATGGTTGATAGACTTCACAGGATTTTCATTTGGCACAAATGTTGCTGTTAAAACTGCCCGTGATATTATTCACATTTTGCAAAACCACTATCCAGAAAGACTTGCTATTGCTTTTCTGTATAATCCACCAAGAATATTTCAGGCTTTCTGGAAG GCTGTAAAATACTTCCTGGATCCCAAGACAGCCCAGAAGGTAAAGTTTGTTTATCTCAACAATAAAGACAGCGTGGAGCTGATGAAATCACTCTTCGACATGGAAAATCTTCCTAGTGAATTTGGCGGAAAAGCTACTTTAAAGTATGATCATGAAGAGTTCTCACTGTTAATGACTGAGGATGATGTGAAAACTTCAAAGTTCTGGGGACTTAATGATGAGAAGCCCTTCACTACTAAGAATGGCCATGGTGGGGCAGAGGTAGCACCAGAACCTGTTGGCAGTATAGTTAGTTGA
- the LOC127074563 gene encoding uncharacterized protein LOC127074563 isoform X3: protein MFLLRKQTQNQPENGSSNHDAKVAELRAAIGPLSGRQLMYCTDACLRRYLEARNWNVDKAKKMLEESLKWRSTYKPEEIRWAEVAHEGETGKVSRANFHDRLGRTVLIMRPGMQNTTSAENNIKHLVYLLENAVLNLSDGQEQMSWLIDFTGFSFGTNVAVKTARDIIHILQNHYPERLAIAFLYNPPRIFQAFWKAVKYFLDPKTAQKVKFVYLNNKDSVELMKSLFDMENLPSEFGGKATLKYDHEEFSLLMTEDDVKTSKFWGLNDEKPFTTKNGHGGAEVAPEPVGSIVS, encoded by the exons ATGTTTCTTCTTAGAAAGCAAACCCAGAATCAGCCAGAGAATGGTTCCTCAAATCATGATGCTAAG GTGGCTGAACTAAGAGCTGCTATTGGGCCCTTATCCGGGCGTCAATTGATGTATTGCACGGATGCATGTTTAAGGAGATATTTAGAAGCGCGGAACTGGAATGTTGATAAAGCTAAGAAAATGCTGGAGGAATCACTCAAGTGGAGATCTACTTATAAGCCTGAGGAAATCCGATGG GCTGAAGTAGCACATGAGGGCGAGACGGGAAAAGTATCCCGAGCTAACTTTCATGATAGACTTGGGAGGACAGTGCTTATTATGAGACCAGGGATGCAG AACACAACATCAGCAGAAAATAATATCAAGCATTTAGTCTATCTGTTGGAAAATGCTGTACTTAATCTTTCCGATGGTCAAGAACAAATGTCATGGTTGATAGACTTCACAGGATTTTCATTTGGCACAAATGTTGCTGTTAAAACTGCCCGTGATATTATTCACATTTTGCAAAACCACTATCCAGAAAGACTTGCTATTGCTTTTCTGTATAATCCACCAAGAATATTTCAGGCTTTCTGGAAG GCTGTAAAATACTTCCTGGATCCCAAGACAGCCCAGAAGGTAAAGTTTGTTTATCTCAACAATAAAGACAGCGTGGAGCTGATGAAATCACTCTTCGACATGGAAAATCTTCCTAGTGAATTTGGCGGAAAAGCTACTTTAAAGTATGATCATGAAGAGTTCTCACTGTTAATGACTGAGGATGATGTGAAAACTTCAAAGTTCTGGGGACTTAATGATGAGAAGCCCTTCACTACTAAGAATGGCCATGGTGGGGCAGAGGTAGCACCAGAACCTGTTGGCAGTATAGTTAGTTGA
- the LOC127074563 gene encoding uncharacterized protein LOC127074563 isoform X2 translates to MFLLRKQTQNQPENGSSNHDAKIYEQVAELRAAIGPLSGRQLMYCTDACLRRYLEARNWNVDKAKKMLEESLKWRSTYKPEEIRWAEVAHEGETGKVSRANFHDRLGRTVLIMRPGMQNTTSAENNIKHLVYLLENAVLNLSDGQEQMSWLIDFTGFSFGTNVAVKTARDIIHILQNHYPERLAIAFLYNPPRIFQAFWKAVKYFLDPKTAQKVKFVYLNNKDSVELMKSLFDMENLPSEFGGKATLKYDHEEFSLLMTEDDVKTSKFWGLNDEKPFTTKNGHGGAEVAPEPVGSIVS, encoded by the exons ATGTTTCTTCTTAGAAAGCAAACCCAGAATCAGCCAGAGAATGGTTCCTCAAATCATGATGCTAAG ATCTATGAACAGGTGGCTGAACTAAGAGCTGCTATTGGGCCCTTATCCGGGCGTCAATTGATGTATTGCACGGATGCATGTTTAAGGAGATATTTAGAAGCGCGGAACTGGAATGTTGATAAAGCTAAGAAAATGCTGGAGGAATCACTCAAGTGGAGATCTACTTATAAGCCTGAGGAAATCCGATGG GCTGAAGTAGCACATGAGGGCGAGACGGGAAAAGTATCCCGAGCTAACTTTCATGATAGACTTGGGAGGACAGTGCTTATTATGAGACCAGGGATGCAG AACACAACATCAGCAGAAAATAATATCAAGCATTTAGTCTATCTGTTGGAAAATGCTGTACTTAATCTTTCCGATGGTCAAGAACAAATGTCATGGTTGATAGACTTCACAGGATTTTCATTTGGCACAAATGTTGCTGTTAAAACTGCCCGTGATATTATTCACATTTTGCAAAACCACTATCCAGAAAGACTTGCTATTGCTTTTCTGTATAATCCACCAAGAATATTTCAGGCTTTCTGGAAG GCTGTAAAATACTTCCTGGATCCCAAGACAGCCCAGAAGGTAAAGTTTGTTTATCTCAACAATAAAGACAGCGTGGAGCTGATGAAATCACTCTTCGACATGGAAAATCTTCCTAGTGAATTTGGCGGAAAAGCTACTTTAAAGTATGATCATGAAGAGTTCTCACTGTTAATGACTGAGGATGATGTGAAAACTTCAAAGTTCTGGGGACTTAATGATGAGAAGCCCTTCACTACTAAGAATGGCCATGGTGGGGCAGAGGTAGCACCAGAACCTGTTGGCAGTATAGTTAGTTGA